One Plasmodium malariae genome assembly, contig: PmUG01_00_34, whole genome shotgun sequence DNA segment encodes these proteins:
- the PmUG01_00059800 gene encoding Plasmodium exported protein, unknown function → MEQKKKMLFLINISTFVFLPWVCLLYSDMLTCNHLLVGDYKLYKKLHTRTYRLLTKCKHKRYSNIAQLKQEIPNNTVGEKKNIFINEKVNNGKKKHSNERSLNNVGIYEQTRKYKTSVHTRTKLNFEKRVLGKLYYKNTVRFTMNADFKFLKYTITRKLGMMCAVYIFYIILGIVIYALIHSNDMLCSKSFIFNLLWCNVATIAYAMSLLIVIPSLYYIYRKIAKYIKLIYKKSEMHNTDYPYPRKVVFKKN, encoded by the exons atggaacaaaaaaagaagatgctctttttaattaatatttctacaTTTGTGTTTTTACCTTGGGTATGCCTTCTCTATAGCGACATG cTTACATGTAATCATCTGCTTGTTGGAGACTATAagctttataaaaaattacatacgAGAACTTATCGGTTACTAACAAAATGTAAACACAAAAGATATTCAAATATTGCACAATTAAAACAAGAGATACCAAATAATACAGTtggcgaaaaaaaaaatatatttattaatgaaaaggTTAAcaacggaaaaaaaaaacattcaaATGAAAGATCATTAAACAATGTAGGCATTTATGAACAAactagaaaatataaaacttcCGTACACACGagaacaaaattaaattttgaaaaaagagtattaggcaaattatattacaaaaatacaGTTAGATTTACTATGAATGCTGattttaagtttttaaaatatactataacAAGAAAATTAGGTATGATGTGTGCTGTATATATCTTCTATATAATACTTGGTATAGTAATATATGCTTTAATACATTCAAATGATATGCTGTGTTCTAAAAGctttatatttaacttgCTTTGGTGTAATGTAGCAACAATAGCATATGCAATGTCCCTGCTTATAGTTATACCATCCTTATATTATATCTACagaaaaattgcaaaatatataaagttaatatataaaaaaagtgaaatgcATAATACGGATTATCCTTATCCCAGAAAAGTAGtctttaagaaaaattaa